From a single Brassica rapa cultivar Chiifu-401-42 chromosome A01, CAAS_Brap_v3.01, whole genome shotgun sequence genomic region:
- the LOC103874390 gene encoding uncharacterized protein LOC103874390 translates to MAIIKGAIPLGEKLQRRGLLTNVACPRCGEVETPMHVFFLCSFAQKVWQKVALTTPILIDAVDDFQSALVLFRKISCLPPSSISSPVLPWICWSLWMVRNRLIFEDKNLNPNKVMLRGLVSAREWIQAQDNLSQENKRQPQGIQFHKEDGSNQRTTCNSVASWNSTTRKAGLAWIISTPTANQLHEGSLCTENVTSPLMAEALALRSGLLAAAALDITSIRVCSDCQTLIRAIQNRHQIKEIFGIVSDIMQISSAFASISFSFVPQSENRKADLLAKQALFSFASVLV, encoded by the coding sequence ATGGCCATCATCAAAGGAGCAATACCCCTTGGTGAAAAACTACAAAGACGAGGCTTACTCACCAATGTAGCCTGTCCAAGATGTGGAGAAGTGGAAACACCAATGCACGTTTTCTTCCTCTGTTCTTTCGCGCAGAAAGTGTGGCAGAAAGTTGCCCTCACAACACCAATCCTCATAGATGCGGTTGATGACTTCCAATCAGCTTTGGTGCTGTTCCGAAAGATATCTTGTCTTCCTCCGTCAAGTATCTCATCCCCCGTCCTTCCTTGGATCTGCTGGTCGCTTTGGATGGTGAGAAACAGACTGATCTTTGAAGACAAGAATCTTAACCCTAACAAAGTCATGCTTAGAGGATTAGTCTCAGCCCGCGAATGGATTCAAGCGCAAGACAATTTATCACAGGAAAACAAGCGACAACCTCAAGGGATCCAGTTCCACAAGGAAGATGGCAGCAATCAACGCACGACATGCAACTCCGTTGCATCTTGGAACTCGACCACGAGGAAAGCAGGCTTAGCGTGGATCATCTCAACACCGACAGCAAATCAACTCCACGAAGGATCACTGTGCACAGAAAACGTCACTTCTCCTCTTATGGCCGAAGCTCTAGCGCTTCGATCGGGTCTTCTCGCAGCCGCAGCTCTCGACATTACTAGTATCAGGGTCTGCTCAGACTGCCAAACGCTCATCAGAGCAATCCAAAATAGGCACCAAATTAAGGAAATCTTCGGTATCGTCTCCGATATCATGCAGATCTCCTCTGCGTTTGCctctatctctttctcttttgttcCACAATCTGAGAACCGAAAAGCCGACTTGTTAGCTAAACAGGCTTTGTTTTCATTTGCTTCTGTACTTGTTTGA
- the LOC103873723 gene encoding methyl-CpG-binding domain-containing protein 5, which yields MSNGTDQAQPPSEKLSLPVESRPKKRASPGDNWAPPPGWTTEEKVRTSGTKAGLVDKFYYEPVTNRKFRSRTEVMYYLEHGTPKKKNKKSVNNSDTKSQRSEDRGSYKRLTQSNKKANEQPPPPPPPKPLDFDFLNVPEKVIWTGTNGLKEAWCPFIGDYKIQESVSQDWDRAFTLLTANANMSV from the exons ATGTCGAACGGCACGGATCAGGCGCAACCACCGTCGGAAAAGTTGAGTCTTCCGGTGGAATCGAGGCCGAAGAAGCGTGCGTCACCGGGGGACAACTGGGCGCCTCCTCCAGGTTGGACGACCGAAGAAAAGGTTCGAACCTCCGGTACCAAAGCTGGTTTGGTCGACAAG TTCTACTACGAACCTGTTACAAATCGCAAGTTCCGGTCAAGGACCGAGGTGATGTACTACTTGGAACACGGAACgcctaaaaagaaaaacaagaaatcGGTTAACAACAGTGACACCAAATCACAA cgTTCTGAAGACCGAGGAAGCTATAAGCGGCTGACCCAATCCAACAAAAAGGCTAACGAGCAGCCACCCCCACCCCCACCCCCAAAGCCGTTGGACTTTGATTTTCTGAATGTCCCCGAGAAGGTCATTTGGACAGGGACAAACGGCTTAAAAGAAGCTTGGTGTCCTTTCATTGGTGACTACAAGATTCAAGAATCTGTCAGCCAAGATTGGGACAGAGCCTTCACTCTTCTCACCGCAAATGCAAATATGTCGGTTTAG
- the LOC103874405 gene encoding uncharacterized protein LOC103874405, with protein sequence MHIYASCGLWKFDPLKGWGFAVDTNKRGRVLYMELTSSFEDLSRMVLEDFGIDQNLVELELSYLPMELIGSIDCPPVIIESDRQVKNFLTYVRGKTSTRLCVSTSPISGNNSNIGVDNEKSSSPIREQGEPSSFPPRADSVRSSESSKDVEDNSNSNANKEDDVLAIKAKEDDNGKSVRFSLVDVVKRGETFQNKTMLKATMEMSAMTHNFDYKVVKSDRNLWYIRCKYNPCKWSVRAEGLSGSTYFIIKKYVADHTCAASSMNNGGRTASAKTIGSLIMHRYDGVKEGPKTNDVIQIMRMEHGCEISKSLAWDAREFAISMVRGIPEKSFGKIPKYLHMLREANPGTHTFYETDVDGRFRFLFVSFGQSVRGFQTAMRQVLVVDGTFLKSKYKGVLLAATALDGNSNLYPVAFAVVDSENDRSWDWFMRQLKVVIADEHSLAFVSDRNASLCKAIENVYPLSHHGICIHHLLNNVVTHYRGKGLAGLIAKASKAYRVIDFQKRFQAVCNISPAIGKYLTDADVTKWARCQFPGFRYDIRTTNPAESINSALRTPREYPVIPLLDSIREMLTRWFFERRTRSRKHTKPLTIAIEKKIDRRINKGKTFLVQPVDEYRFLVRGDTIDCLVDLDRRTCSCGKYDLLKIPCRHAIKAGLTVGRAPSSLTDEMYTTSTWRTAYEETINPIGVPEDSWVVPDDVWNANVEPPESRRGAGRRRKRRYETVEDKLRSSQGAEEKKRRRCSRCGEENHNRATCDRVI encoded by the coding sequence ATGCATATCTATGCTTCTTGTGGGTTGTGGAAATTTGATCCCCTTAAAGGATGGGGATTTGCGGTTGATACGAACAAACGAGGTAGAGTATTGTACATGGAATTGACAAGTTCCTTTGAAGACCTAAGCCGTATGGTTTTAGAAGATTTTGGAATTGACCAAAACCTTGTCGAGCTTGAGTTAAGCTACTTACCTATGGAGTTAATCGGTTCAATAGACTGTCCTCCAGTTATCATTGAGAGTGATCGGCAAGTCAAAAATTTTCTTACTTATGTACGTGGAAAAACTTCTACAAGGTTGTGTGTGTCTACTTCACCTATCAGTGGAAACAACAGCAACATTGGGGTTGATAATGAGAAATCTAGCTCGCCTATCAGAGAACAAGGTGAACCTTCCTCGTTTCCACCTCGAGCTGACAGTGTTCGTTCATCTGAATCAAGCAAGGATGTTGAAGATAATTCCAACTCAAACGCCAATAAAGAAGATGATGTTCTCGCCATTAAAGCAAAAGAAGACGATAATGGAAAAAGTGTTCGGTTTTCTTTGGTGGATGTTGTGAAGAGGGGTGAaacgtttcaaaacaaaaccatgTTGAAAGCAACTATGGAAATGTCGGCAATGACGCATAATTTCGATTACAAAGTTGTGAAATCTGACAGAAACCTTTGGTACATCCGATGCAAATACAACCCTTGCAAATGGAGTGTTCGAGCTGAGGGGTTATCAGGTTCCACATATTTCATCATCAAAAAATATGTGGCGGATCATACATGTGCTGCGTCGAGTATGAATAATGGTGGTCGGACAGCTTCTGCAAAGACAATTGGCAGTCTAATAATGCATAGGTATGATGGTGTGAAAGAAGGTCCCAAAACAAATGATGTCATACAGATTATGAGGATGGAACATGGATGTGAGATATCTAAGTCCTTAGCATGGGATGCTCGGGAGTTTGCAATTAGCATGGTTAGAGGTATTCCAGAGAAGAGTTTTGGAAAAATTCCAAAGTACTTGCACATGCTGAGAGAAGCTAATCCAGGAACGCATACGTTTTATGAAACCGATGTTGATGGTAGATTCAGATTTCTCTTCGTTTCGTTTGGCCAATCAGTACGAGGTTTTCAGACAGCCATGCGACAAGTTCTTGTGGTAGATGGGACATTTTTGAAGAGCAAATACAAAGGGGTCTTACTTGCTGCGACCGCTTTAGATGGAAACTCTAACTTGTATCCTGTTGCGTTTGCGGTTGTGGACTCAGAAAATGATCGTTCATGGGATTGGTTTATGAGACAGCTAAAGGTTGTTATTGCGGACGAGCATTCTCTAGCTTTTGTGTCAGACAGAAATGCCTCACTTTGTAAGGCAATAGAGAATGTGTATCCTCTTTCTCATCATGGAATTTGCATCCACCATTTGTTGAATAATGTGGTCACACATTACAGAGGAAAGGGACTGGCTGGATTAATTGCAAAAGCTTCTAAAGCTTATAGAGTCATTGATTTTCAGAAGCGATTCCAAGCTGTCTGCAATATTAGTCCAGCTATTGGAAAATATTTAACAGATGCAGATGTTACAAAGTGGGCTCGCTGTCAGTTTCCAGGATTCAGGTATGACATCAGAACGACTAACCCAGCTGAATCAATAAACTCTGCTTTGCGCACACCAAGAGAGTATCCAGTCATTCCTTTGTTGGATAGCATCAGAGAAATGCTGACCCGTTGGTTCTTCGAACGGCGCACACGAAGCAGGAAGCACACAAAACCATTAACTATTGCCATCGAGAAAAAGATAGACAGGCGGATTAATAAGGGTAAAACGTTTCTGGTTCAGCCAGTTGATGAGTACCGTTTTTTGGTTCGCGGAGATACAATCGACTGCCTGGTTGATTTGGATAGAAGAACCTGCTCATGTGGGAAATACGACCTACTGAAAATCCCATGTAGACACGCAATCAAGGCTGGTTTAACAGTTGGTCGAGCCCCATCCTCACTAACGGATGAAATGTACACGACTTCCACTTGGAGAACAGCTTATGAAGAAACTATCAATCCAATAGGTGTTCCGGAGGATAGTTGGGTTGTTCCAGATGATGTCTGGAATGCTAATGTGGAACCTCCTGAATCAAGAAGAGGAGcaggaaggagaagaaagcgCAGATACGAGACGGTCGAAGACAAACTTCGTTCATCGCAAGGAGCTGAAGAAAAGAAGAGGCGCAGATGCAGTCGATGTGGCGAAGAGAATCATAACAGAGCTACATGCGACAGAGTGATTTAG
- the LOC103873706 gene encoding uncharacterized protein LOC103873706, which produces MANSAAKPKFSLRLLIDEEKNKVVLAEVGKDFVDVLCSILTLPMGTIVRLLEKHQTPQSPIVGCFHKLYKSVSDMSVDHFETQVCKNQLLYPRSVRESYCGNLKLNIDDTAATGFFICPHFMSNDSCCKVYSNISTSRCRYCGTSMNRFIPVQEGVQADGVFLSCRTSFIITDDLKVSLNSMGLVLNILNDLGYAGFDKLQEMVIDVGSEEVLEYL; this is translated from the coding sequence ATGGCAAATTCTGCTGCTAAACCCAAGTTTAGTCTGAGACTTCTCATTGACGAGGAGAAAAACAAAGTTGTATTGGCTGAAGTTGGGAAAGATTTTGTCGATGTACTTTGTAGTATTCTTACACTTCCTATGGGTACCATTGTTAGGTTGCTGGAGAAGCATCAAACTCCTCAGTCTCCCATTGTTGGCTGTTTCCACAAGCTTTACAAAAGTGTTTCAGACATGAGCGTTGATCATTTCGAGACACAGGTTTGCAAGAATCAGTTGCTGTATCCACGGAGTGTCAGGGAGAGTTATTGCGGAAATCTAAAGCTGAACATAGATGACACCGCGGCGACAGGGTTCTTTATCTGCCCGCATTTTATGTCCAATGATTCTTGCTGTAAGGTATACAGCAACATTAGTACCTCAAGATGTCGTTATTGTGGAACCTCGATGAATCGGTTCATTCCGGTTCAAGAAGGAGTGCAAGCTGATGGAGTATTCCTTAGTTGCAGAACGTCATTTATCATCACCGATGATCTGAAAGTGTCATTGAACTCGATGGGTCTTGTCCTGAATATCCTCAACGATCTTGGTTATGCGGGTTTTGATAAGCTGCAAGAAATGGTCATTGATGTTGGTTCTGAAGAGGTACTTGAATATCTTTAA
- the LOC103874414 gene encoding uncharacterized protein At4g04775-like: MTSSTTSSARFPRISNHGVPTRCWCGEGITTFGSSTAENRYRRFYRCQIARDRKTENHLFKWIDEALIDEIRMVDAKHERVAQEITKFEERVMEKVKSEIVRVEAEMSEKFKEKVNLEIARVAQDMKQKLKITTVAMVVVGAIVGIWTSLTV, from the exons ATGACCAGTTCGACGACTTCTTCTGCTCGTTTTCCTCGCATCTCTAATCATGGTGTGCCCACAAGATGTTGGTGTGGCGAGGGTATAACCACTTTTGGTTCATCGACGGCGGAGAATAGGTATCGACGATTCTACAGATGTCAAATCGCAAGAGAT AGAAAAACTGAGAATCATCTATTTAAATGGATTGATGAAGCTTTGATTGACGAGATACGGATGGTAGATGCGAAACATGAGAGAGTTGCTCAAGAGATTACAAAGTTTGAAGAAAGGGTTATGGAAAAAGTGAAGTCCGAAATTGTTAGAGTTGAAGCTGAGATGTCAGAAAAGTTCAAAGAGAAGGTGAACTTGGAGATTGCTAGAGTTGCACAGGATATGAAACAGAAGCTAAAGATTACGACGGTTGCTATGGTTGTTGTGGGAGCAATCGTGGGAATATGGACTTCTCTTACTGTCTGA